The DNA region ATTACCTTCCTTGCTGTTTGGCTCTTTCGGCGGCGTTTTGGTTGATCGCGCTGGAAAGCGCAAACTCCTTTTGATTACCCAAGCTGGACTTGCAGTATCTGCAGCCGTTATGGCATTTATTACCCTTGCCGGTTTCGTGCAATTGTGGCATATTGTGTTAATTGCAACCCTTTCTGGCTTGTTCGCGGCGGTCGATGCGCCAGCTCGGCTTTCTTTCATTCAGGATCTGGTTGGAAAAGAAGATCTTGGAAACGCGGTAGCACTAAACTCATCTACTTTCAACGGTGCCCGTTTAGTAGGTCCCGCTATCGCTGGATTGTTAGTACCCATTGTTGGCGAAGGAGGATGCTTCCTACTCAACTCGTTATCGTATGCAGCGCTTATCATCGCCTTGTTGCAAATGAAAGAGTTGCCCCACACTCATAAACCAACAAAGTCGGTGTTCCATGAATGGCACGAAGCATTCAATTTCATCCGACACTCGCCAATTCATCGTACATTGATTTTGAACACACTTGTGTTTGGTGCGTTTGGTTTTGCTTATACAGTATTAATGCCGGTCTTTGCCGACAAAATCCTTGAGATTGGAGTGCGCGGATTAGGGATGCTGATGGGTACAATCGGTGTCGGAGCTTTATTCGGTGGACTGTGGCAAGCTTCACTTCCGAATGGGGCAAAACGTGGTCGGTTAGTAATAGGTGGTGCGGTTGGTCTCGCAATCGGTGCCTTAGGCTTTTCTTTTTCCCGCTCACTTCCGTTGTCATTGGTTTTGTTGGCTTTTGTTGGGTTCGCAGGAATCTCAATGCTGGCATCCACCAACACACTTCTCCAATCCCTTGCACCCGACCACTTGCGCGGAAGAGTGATGGGCTTTTATACGACGGCATTTTTAGGAATCTCACCGATTGGAAACTTTTTAGTTGGTTCTATTGCATCGAAACTCGGAGCTTCTTATGCAATGGCTGTCGTGAGTTTATTCTGCTTGTTGTATGCTGTAACTACGATCATCTGGAACCCAAAACTCAAATCGGTCTAATCCCCCGAGAGCCGCACTAATTTTCGCTTTGAGTAGTCATCGATTTGCATTCTTCTTAGTAGGAAAATATATTATGGACATTGTGAAATAGGCGTTTTGTGTATATTTAACACAAGAGTGTTTGTCAAAGAATAAACGTTGTAAATGATCGCGTTTACACTTAAGGTGCACCGATTGGGATAATTGAAACAATAATTTTATTAAATGCTTATTTGTTAATCATTTAGCATAGAGCAAGTTTGCTGGTTTAAACCTAAAACATTGGGAGACTGTGTTTGAACGACATGCCAACGGACAAACCAGAATCACTATCTGACTTTGAACTGCCTCCCCGTAAAACCAATCTTCCTGGAGGACCGGAAATGAAGATTGAACGCGGGGACGCTTCGATGTCGCTTCAAGATCCTACTGTTGATTCCAACAACGATTATGCAGCATTCAATCCTCACAAAGAGAGTTCTTTTACCCCAAGTACTTTAAGGGAGTCGGCACCATCAATTCCAGCTCCTCCCGCCTCGGAGGGTAGACAGAAAGGTCTGAAATCACCACTGTTAGATCTTTCCGATTTATTACCACATGGGATTTCCCCCCAACAATTCCTCGCGGGGCAAAATCAACCATCCGAACCGCTACTGGAGACTCCAACTACCCCGCAATCCTCATCAATGGTCGATTTTGAACTACCGCCTCTCCCGATCATCGGGTCTGATGATTCGGATTCGGAAGAGCTAAATAAAATTGAACATGCGATGGAGCGGCATTTAAAGCCAAAAGATCCCCTCGAAGCGTGGACAAAACCTGTCGCTCCAAAGGCATCCGATTCGCGGCCTCCAGCCACAGGAAAACAATCCAGTGGACCCGTAATCCTCCAAAGTATTGCTGTTTTTGATGAAGTTTCTGCCGCCTATAAACAGCCCCGTGCCATTGTGAAAATTGGTGTCGAGGTATCTCGGGCTGGAATAAAGTGGGTTGCAATACAGCCCACGAAAAACCGATCCCAGCTGGTTGGATACGGCTTCGATGAGTTTGATCCGGAACAGCGTAACGATTCCAACGGAAACTACTTGTTAGCAATAGAACGGATACGTGACATTGCTTCCCGTTTTAAGAGTAGAATTGCATTCCGGTTAGTTATCGATGAACATCTTCCGATTCAGGTCAAACTGGTTGAATTGCCTCAGTTAGCTGGTGAAGAAGAGAAACGTGCAATTGATTTTGCTGTGCGCGAAGAGTTGCCCTTTACAGAAGACCGACTCGAGTTTCGGCAGTGGAAACTATCCAGCCAAAACGCTGTAAACCAGTGGTTATTGCTTCCGTTCGATCATATAGAGTTAGAGGAAAAACTACACACCAGTCAACGGTTGGGTATCGCAATTGAAGGATTATATCCACAGATACTTATCCGTAGTAAAGTGCTGACCAACCCAGCCATCTCTGATTCTGGAGCCTATGCAGTGTTGGATGTCGGTGCGACGCAGTCGACCATGGTCATCATGAATGGCGATATCCCAGTGATGTTGCGCGACATTCCAGTTTCTGGCGATGATTTTACCCGTGCCTTGATTCCCAAGAAACTCTCACCAGCTGTTACACCACAGGGTGCATGGAAAGAAGCTGAGCGAATCAAGTACAAATACGGTTATCCCGGACTATCTACTCACGGTCGAACCGATGGCTTGCTGACGGTAAACGAAGTCAACACAGCTTTACGACCATTGATCGAAACCTTTACCGAAGAGTTACAGCGTTCACTGTCGTTTTATGCAGGAAAGTTCCACGACCACCCAATTAAAAAAATCATCCTCATCGGCGGTGGTTCACAGATGAAGCGGTTTCCGGAAGAACTATCGGCAAGAACAGGGATTCCGGTAGAGTCGGTCAACACGTCCGATTGGGTATCAGTACCGGAACAACTCTATTCAACGTTTGTAAACAACTCCGCCAGCTATTTAACAGCGACATTAGCTGCGTTAACCCCATGGACGACACCGCTTAACCTCTTGCCGAAAACGGAAATCAGGAATCTAAAATTAAGGGCGAAAGAACCGTTAGTAGCGATTCTTGGAGGGGCGGTTGTTTTATTGCTGTTGATTATTCAAATCATTGCCGAAGTAGCGTTAATCAAAACCAAACACGAGCAACAACAACTCTTCAACCGATTGATGGCATTGGAACCCGTGCATCAAGAGTATACCTCGC from bacterium includes:
- a CDS encoding MFS transporter, which encodes VNTNFVKYSILVSSPLQNILRAFAHRNYRFYWTGHAISLIGTWMQTLAQGWLVWQMTESPFWLGIVSAMSQLPSLLFGSFGGVLVDRAGKRKLLLITQAGLAVSAAVMAFITLAGFVQLWHIVLIATLSGLFAAVDAPARLSFIQDLVGKEDLGNAVALNSSTFNGARLVGPAIAGLLVPIVGEGGCFLLNSLSYAALIIALLQMKELPHTHKPTKSVFHEWHEAFNFIRHSPIHRTLILNTLVFGAFGFAYTVLMPVFADKILEIGVRGLGMLMGTIGVGALFGGLWQASLPNGAKRGRLVIGGAVGLAIGALGFSFSRSLPLSLVLLAFVGFAGISMLASTNTLLQSLAPDHLRGRVMGFYTTAFLGISPIGNFLVGSIASKLGASYAMAVVSLFCLLYAVTTIIWNPKLKSV
- the pilM gene encoding pilus assembly protein PilM, with translation MKIERGDASMSLQDPTVDSNNDYAAFNPHKESSFTPSTLRESAPSIPAPPASEGRQKGLKSPLLDLSDLLPHGISPQQFLAGQNQPSEPLLETPTTPQSSSMVDFELPPLPIIGSDDSDSEELNKIEHAMERHLKPKDPLEAWTKPVAPKASDSRPPATGKQSSGPVILQSIAVFDEVSAAYKQPRAIVKIGVEVSRAGIKWVAIQPTKNRSQLVGYGFDEFDPEQRNDSNGNYLLAIERIRDIASRFKSRIAFRLVIDEHLPIQVKLVELPQLAGEEEKRAIDFAVREELPFTEDRLEFRQWKLSSQNAVNQWLLLPFDHIELEEKLHTSQRLGIAIEGLYPQILIRSKVLTNPAISDSGAYAVLDVGATQSTMVIMNGDIPVMLRDIPVSGDDFTRALIPKKLSPAVTPQGAWKEAERIKYKYGYPGLSTHGRTDGLLTVNEVNTALRPLIETFTEELQRSLSFYAGKFHDHPIKKIILIGGGSQMKRFPEELSARTGIPVESVNTSDWVSVPEQLYSTFVNNSASYLTATLAALTPWTTPLNLLPKTEIRNLKLRAKEPLVAILGGAVVLLLLIIQIIAEVALIKTKHEQQQLFNRLMALEPVHQEYTS